A genomic window from Thioalkalivibrio sp. ALJ12 includes:
- the grxD gene encoding Grx4 family monothiol glutaredoxin, which yields MDVMDRIRQQVEDNPVVIFMKGTPQFPMCGFSSRAVEALKRCEQEFAYVNVIADQEVMQNLPRFADWPTFPQVYVDGELIGGCDITLEMFESGELKKAVEEAHAKRAAS from the coding sequence ATGGACGTAATGGACCGCATCCGCCAGCAGGTGGAAGACAATCCGGTGGTGATCTTCATGAAGGGCACCCCGCAGTTCCCGATGTGTGGCTTCTCCAGCCGCGCGGTCGAGGCGCTCAAGCGCTGCGAGCAGGAGTTCGCCTACGTAAACGTGATCGCTGACCAGGAGGTCATGCAGAACCTGCCGCGCTTCGCCGACTGGCCGACCTTCCCGCAGGTCTATGTGGATGGCGAGCTGATCGGTGGCTGCGACATCACCCTTGAGATGTTCGAAAGCGGTGAGCTGAAGAAGGCGGTCGAAGAGGCCCACGCCAAGCGCGCGGCGAGTTAG
- the pth gene encoding aminoacyl-tRNA hydrolase yields the protein MAIRLIVGLGNPGPRYAETRHNAGFWFVDALARRHATEFRSESRFDGEAARLTLPEGDCWLLKPMSFMNKSGLPVRKCSDFYRIAPEEILVVHDELDLDPGVARLKMGGGHGGHNGLRDLHRHMGGPNYARLRLGIGHPGHRDDVVPFVLDRPGRDDARAIEDAIDAALDQVPALIAGRWDEAVRNLHGGGSKAARATSEETP from the coding sequence ATGGCTATTCGCCTGATCGTCGGGCTGGGCAATCCGGGCCCGCGTTATGCCGAGACCCGGCATAACGCGGGCTTCTGGTTTGTGGATGCCCTGGCCCGTCGTCACGCCACCGAGTTCCGCAGCGAGAGCCGCTTCGATGGCGAGGCGGCGCGGCTGACCCTGCCCGAGGGCGACTGCTGGCTGCTCAAACCCATGAGCTTCATGAACAAGAGCGGCCTCCCGGTGCGCAAGTGCTCGGATTTCTATCGCATTGCCCCGGAAGAGATTCTCGTGGTGCATGACGAGCTCGACCTGGACCCCGGTGTCGCGCGCCTGAAGATGGGCGGCGGGCACGGCGGCCACAATGGTCTGCGCGACCTGCATCGCCATATGGGCGGGCCGAACTATGCCCGGCTGCGGCTGGGTATCGGTCACCCCGGGCACCGCGACGACGTCGTCCCGTTCGTGCTGGACCGGCCTGGCCGGGACGATGCGCGTGCGATCGAGGATGCCATCGATGCCGCGCTGGATCAGGTGCCGGCGCTGATTGCCGGCCGCTGGGACGAGGCCGTACGTAATCTGCATGGCGGCGGGTCGAAGGCGGCCCGCGCAACATCCGAGGAAACCCCATGA
- a CDS encoding 50S ribosomal protein L25/general stress protein Ctc produces the protein MSMSFTIEAEKRDEQGSSASRRLRRAGKLPAILYGGENDAQPITLDHNAMVHNLKHDAFYSHILTVKLDGKSEKAILRDVQRHPFKPTIYHVDLLRVSANQPIRVHVPLHFHNEEECKGVKLGGGMVSRMLNDIEVECLPGDLPESIDIDVAEMDVGDTIHISELTLPKGVESVALMHGEDYDYAVVSVLLPRAAKAEEEEGEEAEAAEAEGAEAEGGEEAASGDEGESEDKE, from the coding sequence ATGAGCATGAGTTTTACCATTGAAGCCGAGAAGCGGGACGAGCAGGGATCGAGTGCGAGCCGCCGCCTGCGTCGCGCCGGCAAGCTGCCCGCCATCCTGTACGGTGGCGAGAATGACGCGCAGCCGATCACCCTCGACCACAACGCGATGGTGCACAACCTGAAGCATGATGCGTTCTACTCGCACATCCTGACGGTCAAGCTGGATGGCAAGAGCGAGAAGGCGATTCTGCGCGACGTGCAGCGTCATCCGTTCAAGCCGACCATCTACCACGTGGATCTGCTGCGTGTGTCGGCGAACCAGCCGATCCGTGTGCACGTGCCGCTGCACTTCCACAATGAGGAAGAATGCAAGGGCGTGAAGCTGGGTGGTGGCATGGTCAGCCGCATGCTGAACGACATCGAAGTCGAGTGCCTGCCGGGCGACCTGCCCGAGTCCATCGACATCGATGTGGCCGAGATGGACGTCGGTGACACCATCCACATCTCCGAGCTGACCCTGCCGAAGGGTGTGGAGAGCGTGGCCCTGATGCACGGCGAGGACTACGACTACGCCGTGGTCAGTGTCCTGCTCCCGCGCGCCGCGAAGGCCGAAGAGGAAGAGGGCGAGGAAGCCGAAGCCGCCGAGGCCGAAGGTGCCGAGGCCGAGGGTGGCGAAGAGGCGGCCTCCGGCGACGAAGGCGAGTCCGAGGACAAGGAATAA
- the ychF gene encoding redox-regulated ATPase YchF, with protein MSLKCGIVGLPNVGKSTLFNALTRAEIAAENYPFCTIDPNVGVVEVPDPRLARLTEIVKPERTLATTVEFVDIAGLVAGAAQGEGLGNKFLAHIRETDAIAQVVRCFEDDDIVHVAGKVDPLADIETISTELMLADLETASKALTRLARAAKSQDKTAIAQLKAAEKVAAGLDQGIPARAQDLDEDERRLLYDLHLLTIKPLMYIANVDEASLAGGNAMVEAVQARAAEEGAEVVSVCAAIEAEIAVLDPEERAEFLADLGLEEPGLDRVIRTAYRLLDLQTFFTAGEKEVRAWTVRRGSTAPQAAGAIHTDFERGFIRAEVVGYDDFVANNGEQGAKDAGKWRLEGKEYLMHEGDVVHFRFNV; from the coding sequence ATGAGTCTGAAGTGCGGGATCGTCGGCCTGCCGAACGTCGGCAAGTCGACCCTGTTCAATGCCCTGACCCGCGCGGAGATCGCCGCGGAGAACTACCCGTTCTGCACCATCGACCCGAACGTGGGTGTGGTGGAGGTGCCGGATCCGCGCCTGGCGCGGCTCACCGAGATCGTGAAGCCCGAGCGTACGCTGGCCACCACGGTGGAGTTCGTTGATATCGCGGGTCTGGTGGCCGGTGCCGCGCAGGGCGAGGGGCTGGGCAACAAGTTCCTGGCCCATATCCGCGAGACGGATGCGATCGCCCAGGTGGTGCGCTGTTTCGAGGACGACGACATCGTGCACGTGGCCGGCAAGGTTGATCCACTGGCCGATATCGAGACGATCAGCACCGAACTGATGCTGGCGGACCTCGAGACCGCCAGCAAGGCGCTGACCCGACTGGCGCGAGCGGCGAAGTCGCAGGACAAGACGGCCATCGCGCAGCTGAAGGCGGCCGAAAAAGTCGCGGCCGGCCTGGATCAGGGGATTCCGGCGCGGGCCCAGGACCTGGACGAGGACGAGCGGCGCCTGCTCTATGACCTGCATCTGCTGACGATCAAGCCGCTGATGTATATCGCCAACGTCGACGAGGCCTCGCTGGCCGGCGGCAACGCGATGGTCGAGGCGGTGCAGGCCAGGGCGGCCGAGGAGGGCGCCGAGGTGGTCAGCGTCTGTGCGGCCATCGAGGCCGAGATCGCCGTGCTGGATCCGGAGGAGCGGGCCGAATTCCTGGCCGATCTCGGGCTCGAGGAGCCGGGGCTGGATCGGGTGATCCGTACCGCCTACCGGCTTCTGGACCTGCAGACCTTCTTTACCGCCGGCGAGAAAGAAGTGCGAGCCTGGACCGTGCGTCGGGGTTCCACTGCGCCGCAGGCCGCGGGTGCGATCCACACCGATTTCGAGCGCGGTTTCATCCGTGCCGAAGTGGTGGGGTATGACGACTTCGTCGCGAACAATGGCGAGCAGGGTGCGAAGGACGCCGGGAAATGGCGCCTGGAAGGCAAGGAATACCTAATGCACGAAGGCGACGTGGTACATTTCCGCTTCAATGTCTGA